Part of the Neisseria brasiliensis genome is shown below.
GTTGTGGCGGCTGAAAGAGATTTTGACTCAAGCCGAATGTGTAGAAAATAACCGCATTGGATTTGGCAAAGCAATTTTACCTATCCCAGCAACTGATCCCCTCTCCCGTCTGGCGGGAGAGGACTAGGGAGAGGGTGGCTTGGTGATGAGCAATGATTTTGCTTTAAAGTCCCATAAACAAAAGGCCGTCTGAAAACGCATAACGCTTTCAGACGGCCTTTGTTCTGCACAAAAATTACCCCTGTTTTGCTGCCCATTCTTCAGGGGTTGCGGCTACGGAAATCGACAGGGCGTGCAATTCATTGCTGGCCAATTTTTCTTTCAAACCGTCTTTAATCAAGCGGTGGCGCGCCAAACGGGCTTTGCCTTCGAATGCGGATGACACAATCACGGCAAAGAAATGGTGGCCGTCGCCTTCCACTTCAACGTGTTGGCATGGCGCCACGGCTTCAATCATGGCTTTGACTTGTTCGGGGGTTAACATGGCGTGTTCCTTTGTTCAGATGATGGCTGCACATTATACAGAATAATCTTTTGAAATGAATGATAAAAGGCCGTCTGAATATTCAATGTGCCATTCAGACGGCCTGTTATCAACCACGCGCCCACACGTTTTCCACCATTTTATCCACAGGCTCGCGGCAGCCATCGGCCAGCCAATTGGCCACTGCGGCGGCGGTGTCGGGAAAGTGCATCGGTGCGGGGTTGGGGCGTTGCAGCCATTGGTGCAAGGTGTCGGCATCGAAGTGATGCATCACATCGGCAGCGGCCATGGTTTGCAATATTTTGGCGTTAGATACTTGTTCTACTTGATTATCCAGCGGTCGCACCAGTAATTTTTTGCCCAGCGCCATCACTTCGCTGCACAAGCCGAAGCCGGCATTGCAAATCACGCCGCTGCATTCGGCGGTGTCGCGCGGAAAAGCGGTGCGTGAGAAAGGATGCACTTCAATCAGGCCGTCTGAAATCATGTTATCCACAGCCGCGTAAATCCGAAAACGCTGCTGCGGTGCGCTACGCAGCCATGCTTGCACTTGCGCCAAATCTTCAAACGGCAGATACACCAGCACAAAGCCTTTATCGTCAATCGGATGCGGATTGGCCTGAATCAGCGGCGGCAGAATCGGTTGGCCGAATGATTGCCAATGTACGCCCAAATAATCGTCGGCAGGGGCAAAGGCGTTCAAACCGTAGGGCAGCAGCGGTGGTGGTGGCACATCGGCCAGCGGATACAAGAGCGCATATTGGTGCGCCAAACCGACCGAGCGCACACCCTGCCGCCGCGCCGCCCATGCGCTCACGGGTTCGAAATCGGTCAGCACCAAATTGTAAGCGCGCGTGTCCAAGGCCAACACATCCTGCACAAAGCGGTAAGGGCGGGCATCGGCCAAGGTGTCGAAATAGCGCACGCGGCCTTCCTGCATGCGGTAGGTGAAGCCGCGAAAGGTGCGGTAATCGCCGAAGCATTCCATATCAAAATAGGCGTTTTTATCGCGACCGCTGAACACAAAATCCACTTCAATCCCCCGCGCCTGCAACGCGGGCAGCATGGCGCGGGCGCGGGTAATGTGGCCGTTGCCGGTGGCTTGTACGCCATACAAAATCTTCATTTTTTCAACCCATCACATAAAGCGCCGTCTCGCCGCATAATACGCCCAAGGCAGCACCGGCGGCAATGTCGGAAGGATAATGCACGCCCAGCATAATGCGCGATAAACCGATGAATACTGCCAGCACATAAGCCACCGGCGCAAACATCGGGAAAAAGGCCGCAATCAGTGTGGCGAACACAAACGCAGCGGCGGTGTGCCCCGATGGAAAACTGAATTTGTCCGAAGGCGTAATCAGCGCATTCAAATCGCGCACGCCTTTTTTCGGCCGGTCGCGGCGGATGCTGTTTTTCAGCACCCAATACAACGGCAATTCCAAGGCATAAGCGGCCAAACCGGCGTAAAAAAAGGCAGCTCCTGCTGCGCCGCCCCAAAGCCAAACCATCAAACCGACCGCCGCATACAAAGGCCCGTCGCCCAAACGCGAGATTTGGCGGCTGATGAACCCGATGGCGCGGATGCGGCTGTGGCGGTTGAGCCAAAACAATAATTCGGTGTCGATTCCGTGAATTTTCAATAAGGCAGACGGCGTTTTCATGGGGCGCTCCTTTTTTGGTTTCTCATTGATTTATGGCCTTATTATGGGCAAAAGATTGTGTCAGCAGCATGACAAGGCTGAAAAGTGATGATGCAGCGTGGGCAAAGCGAGACAGGCCGTCTGAAAGGTAGATGATTCTTTCAGACGGCGAGACCTTTGCACAATCTCAAGAACCACCAATAAAAACCCTAAAGGCCGTCATTCCCGCGTAGGCGGGAATCCATCGTAGCCTCTAAGAAACCTATTTTATTCAAAAGCTTGTTATTCTTAAAAATGGATTCCCGCCTACGCGGGAATGATGGCGGTTTTGTGTGTGCAAGCTTTTGAAGGAGTTTTACAAAGGTCTCGGCCTGAGATAACTTAAAAATCATCTCATCAGATGAAATTTCGCTCAAAAACGATTACAATGAGTTTCTTAATAAATAAAAATCACAATCAAATTTATTTAACCCTGTTTTCGGAGCCGATTTATGATTATTTCATCCGCAAGTGATTACCGCGAAGGCGCGCGCCGCCGTCTGCCGCCATTTTTGTTCCACTACATCGATGGCGGTGCCTATGCCGAACGCACGCTGGAGCGCAATGTGTCCGACTTGGCCGACATCGCCCTGCGCCAACGCGTGTTGCGCGATATGTCCGAGCTGGATTTGGGCATTGAATTATTCGGTGAAAAACTGACCATGCCCGTCGCCCTGTCGCCCGTCGGTCTGACCGGTATGTACGCCCGCCGCGGTGAAGTACAGGCTGCGCGCGCTGCCGACAAAAAAGGCATTCCGTTTACCTTGTCGACCGTATCCGTGTGCCCAATTGAAGAAGTGGTGCCGCAGATTCAGCGGCCGATGTGGTTTCAGCTTTATGTGTTAAAAGACCGCGGCTTTATGACCAACGCCTTGGAACGCGCCAAAGCCGCCGGCTGCTCGACACTGGTGTTTACCGTCGATATGCCCACCCCCGGCGCACGCTACCGCGATGCCCATTCCGGCATGAGCGGCCCCAACGCCGCCATGCGCCGCTACCTGCAAGCCGTGTTGCATCCGCAATGGGCATACGATGTCGGCATCCACGGCAAACCGCATGATTTGGGCAATATTTCCAAATACATGGGCAAAGCCGTTGGCTTGGAAGACTACATGGGTTATCTCGGCGCCAACTTCGATCCGTCGATTTCGTGGAAAGATTTGCAATGGATTCGCGATTTCTGGGAAGGCCCGATGATCATCAAGGGCATTCTCGACCCCGATGATGCACGAGATGCGGTGAAATTCGGCGCCGACGGCATTGTCGTGTCCAACCACGGCGGCCGCCAGCTCGATGGTGTGTTGTCGTCCGCCCGCGCCATGCCCGCCATTGCCGATGCCGTGAAAGGCGACATCAAAATCTTAGCCGACTCGGGCATCCGCAACGGCCTCGACGTGGTGCGCATGATTGCTCTTGGCGTCGACTGCACCATGATTGGTCGCGCCTTTATCTACGCGCTGGCGACCGACGGCGAAGCCGGTGTCGCCAACCTGCTGAATCTGTTTGAAAAAGAAATGCGCGTCGCCATGACCTTGACCAGCTGCCGCAACATCAGCGAAATCACCGCCGATTGCTTGGTACAGGCGGAAAATGTGCTGAAAAACCCGAATGCTTTGCGTGAAGTGTTGGGTGGTGAGTAATTGAATTAGTAGTTTGAGAAGAAGGAAAAGGCCGTCTGAAAGTTTGTCTTTCAGACGGCCTTGTGTTGTCTGCAGGTTATGCCGGTTAATCATTTATGTGACATTAAAGAATTGAGTCAAATCAAAAAATTTTATTTTTTACAACTTATAGGCTTGTCAAAACATACAATTTCGATTAATTTATCAATTAAGATATAAGAATAAAAACATATATAAAATAGATAATGTAATTTGGATTCACGCTTCTTCCTGACAATCCAACCAGCGAAGGATCGGTTATGAACAAACTGACCAAATTAGTAGGGTTTGCTCTTGCTGCGCTTGGTGTGGCGTATGGCGGCAGTTTTGCATTGAATGCGTACCGTACCGAAAGTGTGCAGCACGAGATTGATTTTAGCGATACGCAAATCCGCCGCGGTGAATATGTGGCGCGGCTGGCGGATTGCTATGCCTGCCACACCGCACCGCAAGGGCAACCGTTTGCAGGCGGTTTGGCCATGCATACACCGATTGGCGCGATTTACAGCACCAACATCACCCCCGACCCTGAAACGGGTATCGGTTCTTACAGTTATGCCGATTTTAAGGCGGCCGTGCAACACGGTATCGCGCCTAACAGCAAACCGCTTTATCCAGCCATGCCTTATACGTCTTATGTGGTGATGTCGGATGAAGAGATTCAAGCCATGTATGCCTATTTTATGAAAGGCGTTTCCCCGGTCAAACAAGCCAATGCTGACAGCACGATTGCGCCGGTGTTGAATTGGCGCTGGCCGCTGGCTTATTGGCAGGCGGTGTTTGCGCCCAAGCGTGAATTTGTCAGCCTGCCCGAAAGCAATGCCCGTGTGAACCGCGGTAAATATCTGGTGGAAGGCGCAGGGCATTGCGGCGCCTGCCATACACCGCGTGGTGTAGCGTATCAGGAAAAAGCCTTGAGCGAAGACGGCACGCATTTCTTAAGCGGCGCGGTGATTGACGGCTGGCGCGCAAAAAGCTTGCGCGGCGATGCCCGTGGTTTGGCTTCGTGGAGCGCGGAAGAGTTGGCCGAATTCTTCAAAAGCGGCCGCACCGACCGCAGCGCGGCTTTTGGCGCGATGGCCGAAGTGGTGGAACACAGCACCCAATATTGGAACGATGAAGACATCGCATCAATGGCGGAATATTTGAAAACGCTGCCTGCCGCCGCCAATCAGGAAACCAAGCTGGCCGACAAACCGGATACCACGACTGATATGCTGCGCAGCGGGCAATACGCCAACCGCGGTGCCTTATTGTATGCGGAACACTGCATGGCCTGTCATCGCGCCGACGGCAACGGCGTAGCCAGAATTTTCCCGGCACTCAACCGCAACAGCGCCGTGTATTCGCAACAAGCGCAGTCGGTGATTCAGGTGACGCTGGAAGGCGGCCGTTCGCCGCATACCCGACATGATGTCATGACCTTCAGTATGCCGGCCTTTAAGCATTTGAGTGATGATGATGTAGCGGATTTGGTGAATTTCGTGCGCAACGGTTGGCACAACCAAGCACCGGAAATCAGCCGCAAAGAAGTGGCGGAAATCCGCCGGTTCGTCAACAGCAAGGCACCGAATATCGTGCCGGCCCATCACCAACAAGGAGCGCATCATGAATAAATCTATCCTTTGGGCTGCCGTATTGTCGGGATTGGTTTTGTCTGCATGCGGCCAACCCGCTGCCGAAACCGCGCACAACGGCGCCACTACCCAAGCGCAAACCTATCCGATTGTGACCGGTAAAGGTGCGGATAAAAAAGTAGTGGGCGAATACACCGTGCCTTCTGATGACGATATCGACAAACAACCCAATGCCGCGCAAATCCGCTATGGTCAGCGTTTAATGAATGAGACCAAGCGCCTGTTGCCGCAGCATGTGGGCAGCCATATGAACTGCAGCAGCTGCCATATCGCACAAGGAAAAGTGCCGGGCGGCAATCCGTATATCAATACCTACAATTCTTATCCGCGCGTGATGCCGCGCCCGGGTAAAGAAATTGATTTGGTCGGGCGGATTAACGGCTGTTTCCAACGCTCGATGAACGGCAAACCGCTGCCTAAAGACGGCGAAGAAATGCAGGCCATGATTGCCTATATCAAATGGATGGGGCAAGGCGTGCCGAAAGGGCAGCGTGTGGATATTCAAAACGCGGTCGATATCGACACCAATCTGGTGCCGGATCCTGTGCGCGGCAAAACGCTTTACGCCCAACATTGCGCCGCCTGCCACGGCAGCAATGGCGAAGGTAAAAAAGACGGTTTGGGGCAATATGCGTTTCCGCCGCTGTGGGGCGACGAATCGTTCAATATCGGCGCAGGCATGGCGCGAACCTATAAAGCCGCCGCGTTTATCAAAGCCGCTATGCCGATGGGTGTGCAAACACATGGCATGTGGGGCGAGGGCGGTGTATTGAGTGACCAAGATGCGGTGGACATTGCCGAATATTTTACCCATCAGCCGCGTCCT
Proteins encoded:
- a CDS encoding BolA family protein; translated protein: MLTPEQVKAMIEAVAPCQHVEVEGDGHHFFAVIVSSAFEGKARLARHRLIKDGLKEKLASNELHALSISVAATPEEWAAKQG
- a CDS encoding glycosyltransferase family protein: MKILYGVQATGNGHITRARAMLPALQARGIEVDFVFSGRDKNAYFDMECFGDYRTFRGFTYRMQEGRVRYFDTLADARPYRFVQDVLALDTRAYNLVLTDFEPVSAWAARRQGVRSVGLAHQYALLYPLADVPPPPLLPYGLNAFAPADDYLGVHWQSFGQPILPPLIQANPHPIDDKGFVLVYLPFEDLAQVQAWLRSAPQQRFRIYAAVDNMISDGLIEVHPFSRTAFPRDTAECSGVICNAGFGLCSEVMALGKKLLVRPLDNQVEQVSNAKILQTMAAADVMHHFDADTLHQWLQRPNPAPMHFPDTAAAVANWLADGCREPVDKMVENVWARG
- a CDS encoding phosphatase PAP2 family protein — translated: MKTPSALLKIHGIDTELLFWLNRHSRIRAIGFISRQISRLGDGPLYAAVGLMVWLWGGAAGAAFFYAGLAAYALELPLYWVLKNSIRRDRPKKGVRDLNALITPSDKFSFPSGHTAAAFVFATLIAAFFPMFAPVAYVLAVFIGLSRIMLGVHYPSDIAAGAALGVLCGETALYVMG
- the lldD gene encoding FMN-dependent L-lactate dehydrogenase LldD — encoded protein: MIISSASDYREGARRRLPPFLFHYIDGGAYAERTLERNVSDLADIALRQRVLRDMSELDLGIELFGEKLTMPVALSPVGLTGMYARRGEVQAARAADKKGIPFTLSTVSVCPIEEVVPQIQRPMWFQLYVLKDRGFMTNALERAKAAGCSTLVFTVDMPTPGARYRDAHSGMSGPNAAMRRYLQAVLHPQWAYDVGIHGKPHDLGNISKYMGKAVGLEDYMGYLGANFDPSISWKDLQWIRDFWEGPMIIKGILDPDDARDAVKFGADGIVVSNHGGRQLDGVLSSARAMPAIADAVKGDIKILADSGIRNGLDVVRMIALGVDCTMIGRAFIYALATDGEAGVANLLNLFEKEMRVAMTLTSCRNISEITADCLVQAENVLKNPNALREVLGGE
- a CDS encoding c-type cytochrome → MNKLTKLVGFALAALGVAYGGSFALNAYRTESVQHEIDFSDTQIRRGEYVARLADCYACHTAPQGQPFAGGLAMHTPIGAIYSTNITPDPETGIGSYSYADFKAAVQHGIAPNSKPLYPAMPYTSYVVMSDEEIQAMYAYFMKGVSPVKQANADSTIAPVLNWRWPLAYWQAVFAPKREFVSLPESNARVNRGKYLVEGAGHCGACHTPRGVAYQEKALSEDGTHFLSGAVIDGWRAKSLRGDARGLASWSAEELAEFFKSGRTDRSAAFGAMAEVVEHSTQYWNDEDIASMAEYLKTLPAAANQETKLADKPDTTTDMLRSGQYANRGALLYAEHCMACHRADGNGVARIFPALNRNSAVYSQQAQSVIQVTLEGGRSPHTRHDVMTFSMPAFKHLSDDDVADLVNFVRNGWHNQAPEISRKEVAEIRRFVNSKAPNIVPAHHQQGAHHE
- a CDS encoding c-type cytochrome yields the protein MNKSILWAAVLSGLVLSACGQPAAETAHNGATTQAQTYPIVTGKGADKKVVGEYTVPSDDDIDKQPNAAQIRYGQRLMNETKRLLPQHVGSHMNCSSCHIAQGKVPGGNPYINTYNSYPRVMPRPGKEIDLVGRINGCFQRSMNGKPLPKDGEEMQAMIAYIKWMGQGVPKGQRVDIQNAVDIDTNLVPDPVRGKTLYAQHCAACHGSNGEGKKDGLGQYAFPPLWGDESFNIGAGMARTYKAAAFIKAAMPMGVQTHGMWGEGGVLSDQDAVDIAEYFTHQPRPDFAGKVNDWPNGGKPKDARY